Part of the Streptomyces sp. NBC_01471 genome is shown below.
GATGCCCTCGACGCACTCACCACCTCCGACCTCGACAGCCTTGGAGGACGGCTGGTCGGCCTGCGCGACGCACTGCGCCGACTGGCCGCCGAGGCCACCGAGGACCCGCGCCGGGCAGCCGCTTCCGACATCCGAGAACTGGAGGCGGCCGTCACCGCGCTCAACCGGGCCGCCGGCGATACGCCTCACTGGTCCGCCCTGTCCTGGAAGCCTGACCAGGAGCCCTCACGTCACGTCCGCACCGGTGGACAGACCGCCTCGGCCGCCGTCTCCGCGATCGCCGAAGACGCCATCACGCTCTTCAGCCAGGGCACCCGCCAACACCTTCGCGCCTGTCTCGCACCGGGATGCGTCCTGTACTTCCTCAAGAACCACCCCCGCAGGGAGTGGTGCTCCGCAGGCTGCGGTAACCGCGCCCGCTCAGCCCGCCACTACCAGCGCCACCGCCACACAACCGCCTGACCACCGGGTAGCAAGCACGC
Proteins encoded:
- a CDS encoding ABATE domain-containing protein, producing the protein MDTDTNAPLLGEPLPVELMNTIWADRDGVHDALRDPEGTRAWLHAVSSRIDLMTPDALDALTTSDLDSLGGRLVGLRDALRRLAAEATEDPRRAAASDIRELEAAVTALNRAAGDTPHWSALSWKPDQEPSRHVRTGGQTASAAVSAIAEDAITLFSQGTRQHLRACLAPGCVLYFLKNHPRREWCSAGCGNRARSARHYQRHRHTTA